A genomic region of Thunnus maccoyii chromosome 13, fThuMac1.1, whole genome shotgun sequence contains the following coding sequences:
- the frmd8 gene encoding FERM domain-containing protein 8 has protein sequence MEGDECSFPPDSSDDHSQRGSVASSATLSRAQDVLIYLFGETAVHLSVEGLGSVTVQELGRIVRDALHIPETAQDVFAFWLSSPLLELQLKARHQPYKLCRQWQDLLYRFTEASEEDISQDEPCLQYRRNVFYPKSKELQIEDEGVLRLLYEEARNNILTGRYPCDPEHWTGLGALSLALDEGTGLDSQKLTATIKEKKLSSFLPAHVAMGSGGLFSTLRGKSSRQAGLEQNLLEEYRKISTSAGNLPEPTQLLHQYLNTCHTLPYYGCGFFFGEIDKPVQGLLQRVKRKPVNVGICLEGVYVMDVKEKHVLLGLRFSELSWDHSYPEEEGDSHILWLEFDGEEDGTPVNKLLKIYSKQAELMSGFIEFCVELKSTSEGGASAETDREVSPSQQPDGQDGSNKNGRGGRRGMLRRQSSVVCSRVHSLNTISYVDNGKEIKRLKPKRAASFFTRQASAPTYSAVQVTESLEQG, from the exons ATGGAAGGAGATGAGTGCAGTTTTCCTCCAGATTCGTCAGATGATCACTCCCAAAGAGGAAGTGTTGCTTCCTCCGCAACGCTTTCCCGTG CTCAAGATGTGCTGATATACCTGTTTGGTGAGACTGCAGTACACTTGTCTGTAGAAGGGCTTGGCAGTGTCACTGTGCAGGAGTTGGGCCGCATTGTTCGTGATGCTCTCCATATTCCTGAGACTGCACAGGATGTTTTTGCCTTCTGGTTGTCTTCTCCACTACTCG AACTGCAGTTAAAGGCAAGACATCAACCATACAAACTGTGTCGGCAGTGGCAGGACTTGCTGTATCGCTTCACTGAGGCTTCGGAGGAAGACATTTCACAAG ATGAACCATGTCTCCAGTACCGTCGGAATGTGTTTTATCCCAAATCTAAAGAGCTGCAG ATAGAAGATGAGGGAGTGCTGAGACTTCTGTACGAGGAGGCCAGGAACAACATCCTGACAGGTCGTTACCCCTGCGATCCCGAGCACTGGACGGGTCTCGGAGCCTTGTCTCTTGCTCTCGATGAGGGAACTGGTCTTGACAGCCAAAAATTGACCGCTACTATAAA agagaagaagctgTCTTCTTTTCTGCCTGCACACGTTGCCATGGGGAGTGGAGGATTGTTCTCCACTCTGAGAGGGAAGTCGAGTCGTCAGGCAGGGTTAGAGCAGAACCTCCTGGAGGAGTACAGAAAGATCAGCACATCCGCTGGAAACCTTCCCGAGCCCACACAGCTCCTACACCAGTACCTCAACACATGTCACACTCTGCCTTATTATGG GTGCGGTTTCTTCTTTGGGGAGATTGACAAACCAGTGCAAGGGCTCCTCCAAAGGGTAAAACGCAAACCTGTCAATGTTGGCATCTGCCTGGAGGGAGTTTATGTGATGGATGTCAAAGAGAAG CACGTGCTGCTTGGCCTGCGTTTCAGCGAGCTTTCCTGGGACCACAGCTACCCCGAGGAGGAGGGTGACTCTCACATTCTGTGGCTAGAGTTTGACGGAGAGGAGGATGGCACTCCTGTCAACAAGTTGCTAAAAATCTACTCAAAACAA GCAGAGCTAATGAGTGGCTTCATTGAGTTCTGTGTGGAGCTGAAGTCTACGTCTGAGGGAGGGGCTTCAGCTGAAACGGACAGAGAGGTGAGTCCATCTCAACAACCCGACGGCCAAGATGGCAGCAACAAGAACGGACGTGGAGGACGGCGCGGGATGCTGCGCAGGCAAAGCAGTGTCGTGTGCAGTCGGGTCCATTCACTTAACACTATCAGCTATGTGGACAACG gaAAAGAA